AGTTCTTGTTGTTGAAAATGTCTTCACTGGTGGACATTCAGATCAAGGAAAAATTATACTTAATGATCCTGAAAGGCCCAACGAAAAACCTATTTCAAAAGGAGAGTACAATATTTTAGAAAACAAGGGAAATACTAATCCAGATCATGATTCTTTTTTTGTGTTAGATCCGAAAGACAGTAGCCCATATGATAAAAAAGATGATAGACCAGGAGAAATTAATGTACAAGGGAAAAAGCGAAATGGATATAATTTACATCCAGGGAGAGTAAGTTGGGGTTGTGTTACAATTAATAAAGATGATTCTAAAATGACAGTAGAACAAAGGTCAGAAGAATGGAGTATTATTAATACTATGATTAAGAATACCTCTTCGGAGGAAGTTAAGGACAATAGAGGTAAACAAAAATACGTACCATTTACTACACAAACAAAATATGGAACAATAACGGTTACTGAATAAATATATTATAAAATAATTTATAGTTACGAATGAGAAAAATTATACTATTAATAATTTGTTTTTCCTTTTATGGTTGTAAAGAACAATCTCGAATACCAATTTCAAATACACTAGAATTGGCTTTAGGAAAAAATTATAACGATTATGTGAGAATCCTGA
The nucleotide sequence above comes from Flavobacterium branchiarum. Encoded proteins:
- a CDS encoding RHS repeat-associated core domain-containing protein produces the protein MAYLPFGSVLFEEHSSSFSSPYLFNGKELDRETGLSYYGARYYDNKYDIWLNVDPLAEKMPNYGAYVYTANNPINLIDPDGRDIIGAFNKTTGRLTLIDRDQYKSGLPILYVSAKNYKLKGVRDKKGNLTHNQVLVVENVFTGGHSDQGKIILNDPERPNEKPISKGEYNILENKGNTNPDHDSFFVLDPKDSSPYDKKDDRPGEINVQGKKRNGYNLHPGRVSWGCVTINKDDSKMTVEQRSEEWSIINTMIKNTSSEEVKDNRGKQKYVPFTTQTKYGTITVTE